A region from the Fimbriimonadaceae bacterium genome encodes:
- a CDS encoding acyl-CoA thioesterase codes for MPTVTEEKIRVRYGETDQMGHAYYANYLLWLEQARGAWCRDRGFTYKQLEGMGYMLPVVEVLVRYRGEVKYDDLVTVRVWLEEVRRAAVQFKYQLLVGGSLVTEGYTWHVLMGEARKAVSVPPHVREMFDRDPADFETLA; via the coding sequence GTGCCGACCGTCACCGAGGAGAAGATCAGGGTCCGTTACGGGGAAACCGACCAGATGGGCCACGCCTATTACGCGAACTACCTGCTCTGGCTGGAACAGGCCCGGGGGGCGTGGTGCCGCGACCGCGGGTTCACCTACAAGCAGCTGGAGGGGATGGGCTACATGCTCCCCGTCGTCGAGGTGTTGGTGCGCTACCGGGGCGAAGTCAAGTACGACGACCTCGTGACCGTCCGGGTGTGGCTGGAGGAAGTGCGCCGCGCGGCGGTCCAGTTCAAGTACCAGCTGCTGGTCGGGGGGAGCCTCGTCACCGAGGGCTACACGTGGCACGTGCTGATGGGCGAGGCGCGAAAGGCGGTCTCGGTGCCGCCGCACGTGCGGGAGATGTTCGACCGGGACCCCGCCGACTTCGAGACGCTGGCCTAG